Part of the Canis aureus isolate CA01 chromosome 3, VMU_Caureus_v.1.0, whole genome shotgun sequence genome, ctctaTGTGTTTAGTTTTCCAGGTAAACTTTAGAAACACCATTGTTtagttattaaaaatatctactgatattttattgaaatttcttGAGATCTATAATTACTTTCTAgtgaattaatttcattttgataTTGAATCTGCAAGGACAAAAAACAAGTTATGTTCtttcatttacttatattttctttttggtacaGAATTTAAAAACTTCATATAATATAATCTTGCATATTTCTTGTTGAGATTATTTCTAGGTCTTTATTCTTTTAGCTGCTGCTTAAACAAGATCTTTTCTAACTGGTTATTATCTTGTATACAGAGTGACTATTAACTTTTGTATACTAATTTTGTTATCAAGTTAAGTGAATTATGATACTGTTATAAATTTTCAATAGTTTTCCCAAGCTTCCcagttatataattatataatttttccaCTGATTTATCACGTTTAGGGATTAGCACAGCTAGGAAGTATTTATGtgttaagaaaattttctttttattaagagtGGATTTGGAATTATGTCATTTGCCATCTTTTTGTCTATGGAGATAAtgatatgatttttctcttttgacttatTAAGAATTATTAATATGATGATTTATATCAAAAGATATCTAATATTGAACATTCTTACATTCTTTGAGTTAACCACACTTAGAAATGGTGATTTATTCTTTCAGTAGACTGTGTATTCTATTTACTGATGTTTTATTTAGGATTATTGCATTGATATTTCATAAATAGATTTTTGTGTGTACCATCTTTTCCCATCAATATTACACTAGcttcttaaaaagaatattctgaaATAGTTTAGAGTGttgtaattacatatataaaagatTGGTACAATCACTTCTAAAACATCTAGACACCTAATATTTCTGTAATTTAATGTTCactatcaaattttttttttcatttatctcccTGTTGGTTTAAATTCAACTAGTAGTAGGCTTTTATTTCAAGCAAAAGTagcttttcttctttggttttgcacatttttttttttatttttgccactaTATTTATATGACAGTTATCTGATGTGGAGGACTACTGGTGGCTCATCGAAATCCATTATTTCTTGTCCTTGGGCACACACTTTAATTCCATTCTCAGCCTGCCTTGAAGTTAGGTATGCCATATATCTGGGCTCTAGACAAAGGAATATGAATGGAAACGATATGTACCAATTTTAGGCTTAGCTTTTGAAAACTCTACATCCACCTACTGTGAGCCAGGTACCATTCTGGGAATGTGGCTAGGGTAGTCCAGGAAGACCAACTCCCTGTTCTCCTTGAGGTTTATAGTGAGCTTGAGGGAACATGAtgtgaagagaaggaaaatctgGGCTGAAGACAATAGTATGATTGAAACTCAGGAGTGTGAACGGGAGGCAGTACAGGAGAGAGCATGTAGATTGGTGTGACCAGTATGTAAATGCAAGAGGTGACCGGGTGGGATGGTGAGATATGAAGCTACTGTGATGCACAAGGACCAGGTGGCTCAAGGCCTGGCTAAGGAGTTGAGTGTAATATGACAGATATATTTGCAGGTGTGCAATGTCAGGCACATCACCCAGCCAGTGACACAGAGAGTGGACTGGATTTGTGTTGCCCAGGAACCTGGAGAGTCATTCAGTAAGTGTCGAGGGTAGGAGGGCAGGGTTGAGAGGAGGGACTGTTATAGGGTACAGTCAATAAACTGTTGTTACCCACCAGATGTGTGGGGtgaaagaaaggagggaatgaGAGTGAATGCCAGGTTCTTAGTATAGATAGACCACCTTAGTATAGATAGTCACCTACTTGGACAGGTATACAGGACAGAAAGTAGGTTTTATCCACTTTCTATTCCACAGGATTGAAAACATTCTAATTTACCCAGTATCTATCAATTAAATGGTTGCTTAGCTAAAACCCCTAAAATTTAGAGGAAAATGCTTGATGACATCTTTAGTTGGTATAGAAACCATAAATGGTCAGTTTGTATAAATTTTTTGGATATGTTTTTCCTCTTGCCTTTCAGGTAAAATTGAATAAAAGATATAGGTTCAATGTgtttaattattaagaaaaagttttcggggatccctgggtggctcagcggtttagcgcctctttgacccagggtgtgatcctggagtcctgggatcaagttccacatcagggtccctacatggagcctgcttctccctctgcctgtgtatctgcctctctttctctctgtgtctctcatgaataaataaataaaatctttaaaaatattttcaaagtattgtTGTACCTTACTTTAATGATGTTTCATGCTCTGTTCAcaaatttttgctttatttacctGCAAGTAGAACTGAATAAGCATGATTTCTAAGCGGATAGTTTATTCACAGCTTTctttagaatttaaaaactgTGTCAGAGTTGCCAATAGAAAgtgttttctgtcttctattaATGTCTTTTCACACTTTTTACTACAGGCTGTTATCATTCTTACAGGAAGTGAATAGTTATGAATCATAAGTCTCACAGTTCAGCATAATAGTAATTGGCATTTCAGAAAGGTATCTGTCAAAGGTAAATTTGGACACATGTGTGAATGATACTTTATATTCATAAGTTTTAGTGaaacaaggttttattttttatttttcttaataataaatttattttttattgatattcaatttgccaacatacagaataacacccagtgctcatcccgtcaagtgcccacctcagtgcccatcacccagtcacccccaccccccgcccacttccctttccatcacccctagttcatttcccagagttaggagtctttcatattctgtctccctttctgatatttcccactcatttttcctccttcactattttttatattccccaaatgaatgagaccatataatgtttgtccttctccgattgacttacttcactcagcataataccctccagttccatccacgtcgaagcaaatggtgggtatttgtcatttctaatggctgaggaatattccattgtatacataaaccacatcttctttatccactcatctttcgatggacaccgaggctccttccacagtttggctattgtggacattgctgctataaatatgggggtgcaggtgtcccggtgagTGAAACAAGTTTTTAAAGTAAAGGGAAACTTGTCTGTGAAGGCTCCCTGGATTTGACTTGTAGGTTAATAATAGgggatatttttctattttcttatcatTAGGTTCAAAACCATACAATGATATGAGGAGAGTAGATCACTTCTCATATACTTTCTATTCTCACCTTCTCTTACTacctttaaaaattcacattcatttaagattttttttttttttttttttttttttttttttttacacgttaaaaaagtttccttttattaaccATCTAGAACACTTCCATCCAGATCACTACAGCTTAAAATAGATCACTACCCTTTTGCAGCTATTTAGTAGCCAAGAGCAATGGATAAGATCCATACAATAGTTCTGAAAAGTTCACACGGTCAGTTCAAAACATCTGCTTCACCGAGCccgattatttaaaaagaatgataagaaattaaacatcacaaatatgtttttattggtcaccattaaatgtctgaattttaaaCAGATTCTTGGACTGGTGGTTCATATCCATCAGCTCGTTCAACTTTAGCACCGGTTTCATCCCCCGTAGCTTTTCCAGAACTACTACCTTCACCATGAAGCTCCATGAGTTTTCCCAATTCAAACTTGGGCTTCTtcagcatttttacttttctaacaaaAACATCATGGAGTGGATAAATAGACTGACaagctttttctatatcttttccgATGCTGTCTGGAATCAGTTTATTGACCACTTCTTTCAAGTCATTTGTTTGCACCTCTCGGGTCATGATTTCCATCATCTTTTTCCGAATTTGGCGGACCTGTTGGTGCTGAGCGTAAGAGGTCTTCCGAATCTGATTATTGCGTTTTTTAGTAAAACCAACACAAAATAGACGAAGCAAATAACCATCGGTAGTCTTTACATCAACATGAGCTTCAATCATGGTCTGCCATTTTTTGACCATGGAGCACATTTTGTCACGGGTAAGATCCATGCCATGAAAATTAGTCAGGCAGTTTTTGCCCTGCACATCCTCAGTGATTAGCTTGAATTTCCTAAATGCAACTTCATCATTCTGCAGATCAGCAAGGCTAACTTCAAAAACCCGACCCTTGAGACCATCAGACGCAATTTTGGTTCCTTGAGTTCTTGTGACTAgtgtttttccaatatttcttatattgaaCATAGCTGGCGCTTTCACATCATACCaatctttcttagaaaatggaTCAACCACTTTCTTCTTGGCTCCCTTTTTGCCGCCTTTCGTAAGGCGCTTGTTCTTGCCGACCGCCATGGCGCTGCTGCGGGAGCCAAAAGGCCACATTCATTTAAGATTAACCCAAAATATGGCAACTGAAATATTAGAAGCAATTCACAATGCTAAAATtacaccaagagaaaaaaattctcatcaatTAATGCTTTGATGCAATGAggcttctttgtttgtttgtttttaataagtttcATGTTACAAAATATGTAGAATGTTATTTTccacaaatgtttgtttttaaatgtagttGTATGTGCTTTACCTATTTTGGAAATACacaaagttattaaaatacttttgatttcatttggatattttacatattttcttatggagttttacatattttcttaacTCTTCACAGGTTTTGAATTTAGAGATTTACTGTATTATGCATGAGACAGCACttattgtgcctttttttttataagcatagctattttttttttttttgaggattccTCAGACTAAATGTTTACTTTTCATAGCATGGTTCCATAATTCCTAGGTAATCCTTCATGTGTGCTaggcaaaataaatctttaatttcacTAAAACATGATTCTGATTTTGGTTGGTGACATTCTTTCTTTGCCaggtttttttcatatttaggtctatgaattttttttctagaacgcCATCTGTCTATTCTTTTATCTTCTCTGAAACTGCCAGCATTCTTAGGCAAATGTGTAGGGAAGTGAGGCATATTCcagaaaaagaatgtgtgttctaaGATATTTAAACCAAACTACATGGCTAAGCATATCAAAAGCTGATCTAATACTAGACAATAGCATCAACGCAAACTTCCTTTTCCTTATTGTCAATGttatttctatagtttttttttttctgggtgcaTTACTttaaacaactttttattttgagataattacaGACTTTACATGCAGTTATAAGAAATAACACAGAAAGATTCTGACCACATTTAATCCCCTTTCCCTCCAATGATAACATCTTGCTAAACTgtagtacaatatcacaaccaggatattgacgTTGATGTTGCACATTAATCTTATTCAAATATCCTTGATTTTAAATGTACTCATTTTTGTGTGTTGTATGTTTTTAGTTCTATACAATTTTAACACTTGTAGGTTTCTATATCTGCTGCCGTTGTTGAGATACAGACCATTTCTGTCACCACAAAGATCCTTTGTCTTCCCTCTTATAATGACACGTTCCTCTCATCTATCTTGTAACAATTTGTCATTTCCAAAATGTAGAAGTGGGGtcatacaatatataaatgaatttccCCCTTATTCATACAGTTCCTTGGAGATTTATCCAGATTATTGCatatatcaatagttcattcttttttattgttgagtagtatttCATGGTATTGGATGTACCACAGATTGTTCATCTCTTCATGCACTGAAAGACACaaagattgtttccagtttggggctattacaaaaaAATCTGCTATAAGCATTTGCACAGAGGtttttatttcaacataattTTCTCTGTAATAAATGCCCAAGAGTACAATCACTGGGTTGTATAGTAATTGAATGTTTAGTTTtagaagaaactgccaaactatttgcCAGAGTGACTACCATTTTTCATCTTCAACAGCAATAGATGAGTGTTCCAGTTTTTCTACATTTTGTCAGTCTTTGGTGTTgttactactttttattttactcactCATATAGGTATTACCGTAGTTTGTGTCTACTTGCTTTTTATATCATTGCTTTTCtatacctttttttctttgattttttttttttactctttattatttcttttgtcctACTTGGTTTGGgtttactttgctcttcttttcctagcTTCTTAAAGTAGGAATTTATCATTGATTTgtgatccttctttttttttctttccctttcagcACAGCTTTAGCTGCATCTCATGTATTTTGGTGGTGTGCTTTTATTTGTATTCTCTCTATCCTTTTACCTTCTCTGAAGCTGCCAGCATTCTTAggctttatgtatttttagatttttattttgggattttttcTCTGATCCATGGactatttagaagtgtgttaatTTCCAAGTGTTCAGAGATTTTCCTCATGTCTTCCTGCTCTTGGTTTCTAGTTTGGTTCCATTATGGTTAGAGAACTTTATGtgaattcagtgttttttaattAGTTGAGGTTTGTCTTATGGATGAGGACATgatctatcttggtgaatgttccataaCTACTTGGAAAAAAGCATATGTATTCTTCTGCTGTTGGGCAAAGTGTTCTCTATATGTCAGTTAGATCCTGTTGGTTAATTGCATTGTTCAATTCTATATCCTTCCTAATTTTCTATCTAGTAGTTCTATTATTTGTTGAGAGTGAGATGTAAAATCTCTAATCTTCATGTGGCATAATATAcacttgtttctttatttattcgtCTGTTCTTCTGCCCCTCTGGAATGTCAGCTTTCTGAGGGCAGAATTTGTGTCTATTTCATTCAATCTCTATGTTAGTATATTGGATCCAGTATACTTGAATGTGGTAAAGAAGAATTAAGGAAAACTACATCTTTGTTTGAGGGACTATCTCTCATTCATCTTGGTTTTAGTGCTTGGAACAAGCACTGGCTTGAGTAGGTGTTTTAGTGATGTCTGTGGAATGACCAGATACATTTCCTGGATGATCCATTCCTACATGCTGGGAGGCCTGTCAGACATGTTGTTTCTCGAAAAGCCCCACTTTGATTTGGCTTCTGCAAGGTTGGTATTGTTGCTTGGTAAGCTCTCTGGGGAAGTGGCCATGGCAGGTGGCTTCCCTGGAAGGTAGCAGCTGACACTTGAGATCtatctcttcctttgttttgtaAAGTTTTCATGGCACAGCTGAGAATATTTGCAGAATTTTGCCCAGTGTTGTCGaattacattttagaattttgttcAATATTGTGGAATTACATTTTAGAGCTTTGCCATCTCATTATACAGCAATTTGGGTGGTTGTGGGTGAAGATTGTGGATGATGATTCTGGCCATTTTGTGTGTCTATAACTCTTCAGTGTGGGCTGGAGAAAGCTTTCAGGGAGTTTAAGGAGCAACGGTATATTTTACTGTTATAAAATGATAAGAATGTCAGGATGGCATTAAAGGTCAGCTATGGATAGAAAGCAGGCCCTCAAATCAGGCAGATTAGGTTCAAATTCTAGCCCTCCTACTCAATAGTTGTGCAACCATTAGTTAGGTTAATATTTTTACCTCAACTCTTGTCTCTCTAAAGGGCAGATAGAAGTTTTTAGTTTGATCTAGTCCCACTTGCTCAGTTCTGATTTCGTTGCTTGTGTGTTAGGTGTCATAGCCagaaaatcattaccaagactatgtcaaggagctttattcctattttttattctaggagtttcatggtttcaggtcttacgtttaagtctttaatacattttgagttaatttttgattGTGGTATAAGATTggggtctggtttcattcttgtACATTGACTATCCAGTTaccccagcaccattttttgaagagactgtctcttttcATTGAGCCTTTTTGGCTTCCTTCTCGAATAATTGTTGATAGTATATGcttagatttatttctgggctctcaattctgttgCCTTGGTCTACTTGTTTTTATACCAGCATCCATAATATTTTGATAACTATAGCTTGATAGTATAGCTTGGAACCAGGAAGTGTGAAGCCTCCTaaaagaaaccaccaacaaagtaaaaagacaacctacagaacagaaaaaaaattgcaaactaTATATCTAATATGGGGTTAATaatcaaaatgtataaagaactcataccAGAGCAAAAAgtcaaataacccaattaaaagaGACCTGAGCAAAGGACCTGAGTagaaatttcttcaaagaagataaatgaaagttgcaaagatacatgaaaagatgttcaacatcactagccattaggaaaatataaattaaaaccacaatgagctacctcTTTGGACCTGTTGCATAGCCattgtcaaaaagacaagagataacaaatgttggtgaggatgtggagaaaaagggagcCCTGTGCCCTGTTGGTAAATTGGTATaagcactatggaaaacagtattgaggatcctcaaaaaattaaaaatagaactaccatattatccaataattccacttctggagatatgtccaaaggaaacaaaaacactaacttgaaatcTTTATCTTCATGTTCATACTAGCATTACTGACAACATCCAGGACACAGACACAGTTTGGgtgttcatcaatggatgaatggattgtGAAGTTGTGTTGTAtttacagtgaaatattattaaGCCATATTAAAACAAGGAAATCCTACTATTTGTGAGAACATGGATGGGCCTTgagcacattatgctaagtgaaataagtcaaaggcAATGTGTGATcccactaatatgtggaattaaacaaaacaagacaaaagtcATAGAAAGAGAGATCAGACTTATGGTTATCATAGGTTGGAAGAGGAGGAATTGGAGAAAGGTGGTCAAAAGACATAAACTTCCAACTGTTAGATAAATAAGTCCTAGTATGTGATATACAGCACAATGACTACAGCTGACACTGCTGTAGGATAGAttggaaagttgttaagagagtaaatcctaagaattctcatcacaagaagaaataaactttttcttctttctttccttctttctttgtatctatatgagaagatggatgttgACTGAACTTATTGTTGTactcatttcacaatatatgtaaatcacacCATCATGCTgaacaccttaaacttatacaatgatGCATGTCAATTATTTcccaataaaactggaaaaaataaagtggggaaAGTTATTGAATAAGTTACATTACAGAAAGattgaatgaaattaaaatgtctaaaatggaATCTGTCATAAATTAGGCAATtgacaaatattaatttatttaattcctaGTATTTTTGA contains:
- the LOC144311209 gene encoding small ribosomal subunit protein eS1, which translates into the protein MAVGKNKRLTKGGKKGAKKKVVDPFSKKDWYDVKAPAMFNIRNIGKTLVTRTQGTKIASDGLKGRVFEVSLADLQNDEVAFRKFKLITEDVQGKNCLTNFHGMDLTRDKMCSMVKKWQTMIEAHVDVKTTDGYLLRLFCVGFTKKRNNQIRKTSYAQHQQVRQIRKKMMEIMTREVQTNDLKEVVNKLIPDSIGKDIEKACQSIYPLHDVFVRKVKMLKKPKFELGKLMELHGEGSSSGKATGDETGAKVERADGYEPPVQESV